The DNA sequence TCTTGTTCTCACTAAAGATCTCAGAGTTTTGTCTTATGTGATTAATAAGTCATGCCAGACACCTACAAACACTTGGAACCATTAATATTAAGGATTCGATTCGCATTCTGTTTTGAAAAGAAACTGGCACAGAATCATAATCAAATGGCATTTCCTTCACTCTCAAGAAAGCAGAATTTCAAGATATACGCATAAGGGCCCACGGTATTGCATTATTTAGAGAGTGATATCACTATCAACACAGATGGACAACTACAGAACATAAATGGCTTTCATAAAAATTGTTAGGCTATTTTGTGAGATCAAGATTGCAttcaagaagaagatgaaaagaagaaatattaatatctaAATTTCCATGGAAAGGTAATAGTATCATTGAACTAAACAAGTTTCTCACAAAGAAGAAAGCATTAACTGAAGAATTTCACCAAACACATTATGGAATTGATCAAACACACTACATTTTCAGCTGAATCTTAatcatcagaaaaaaaaaaaaaaaaaaaaaaaaaaatcaacacacAATACCACCAGGGCTCAGAGACCCACCAATCGAACCAGCAAGAGAAACCCCCAAGCgctctaaatgaaaaatggAACTCAATCTTAGAAGCAAAAACCATTAAcaaaagaatttcaaatattaaatccaCAAAATAGATTAAACCAATTGCAAATACTAATCATCCCAAAAAGTTacaattttaacaaaattgagCTCACTAACAAACCAACTGATTGACCCAAGGAAAGATTCATGAAATTAAGCCAGCAAACGCCAAAATtgacagagaaaacaaaaaccctaaTCAAGAAAATTGCAACACACATTGAAAATTCATAAAGATGAAAGGTGTACCAGATTCAACTGAGTAACAGCCGTTAAAGGGACACTTGGGAGAAAGAAGAGAAGCGTTGAGTGTTCACAAAGCTCACCCTCTCTTCATTTCCCTCATTTTCGTTTCAGATTCCATTTTCTCAATAAAATATAGCGTCAGCTCACAGAAACACGTTCCTGTGAAAGATCAAACGTTAACATCAAACATGACAGGACAGCACAGTGATTTTGGGCCGTTGGATTTAGAAATTAACAttaacaaaaatacttttttacatatttatatataaattaattatttattttctgcaATTTAGGAAAAGATAAttccaaataaattataattaatatctttaaaattagaaaattaaatatttttaatataataattaataaaaatataaaaaaagaaaataaaaaatattaaaggcaAATGTACATTGTGATTTCTTTCCCTTTATGACATAAAATTTCCTAGGAGAATGTTACACCTatgaataaattgtttttattttttatatatttaaaaataaaatgaattaaaaaaaataaaagatactaaaatatatgaaaattaatatcttaattatGTCCAATGTTTTTGGTACATGGGTCTAATTAATGGTGTCCCTACCATTACAAAAAGTGAGAGACACCCTTTACCTTTCATTAACTTATGcgaatttttcttttacaaaaaataaaggaagttATGTGTGTATAAAGTGGTAAGAATTGTCCATATGCCCTGTCCTTTGGTGATAAAAGAAGTGAAATCACTACTTTTTTTAGGATTATATTAGCTTAGTCGCCATCTTATAAGAAAACTTTAGATGTAACATAATTCAAGGTACTCGGGAAATTTAAGAGTAAATGTGAAGTTAAGGTAAACACGTAGGATTATACGAGTTTTTTGAGCTATTTGTTGTGTCTAGTGAAGCTTCAACGCAAATATGAAACTGACTACAtgtaaaaatacataagaattttaatatgataaccgttgttatatttataaaaaatattataaaagataaaaaaataaatacaactaTTAGGTTTTAAAACATTCTAACCCATCATTTTATTCGATGATGTTTGAAATTCTTTTCCATATTTGTATCCAATACATTTTTCCTTGTATCTCTAACTATCATGTAAGATTTTTATGAATCCATCTCCATTTCATAATCTTTTCCTTTTATAGagaatattctatataatattctttataaaaaaaaaatgtctaccaattaaaaaattgagacaCTTCCAATACTATTGATTTTATCAATATGTAGATATCTTATCGTCCGTAATTTGCAAACTTTGTGATTTAGTCcctaattgaaaaattattgaacTTATATGACATATCAAGAAAGTTAAAAGTATGGAATTCTTCAAAACTTGGTGATGGGTTGGGCTTCAATTTGGGATTTCTCAAGTATGAATTGGGAAAATGATAAtgtgcttttaaaaattatgttgtcTAGTTTGACTATAGTATAAATtcaatacttttaaaaacatCTCCAATCAAGCGGTGCCACATATGCAACATGGGTCTCATTATTTTGTATGTGGGCCCTATTACTTTGTACCTCATATGATTTTACTATTTTGTACattgatctcattattttatacttCCTTGGCCGTGCATAGACTTACAACTCAAGTATTCTGCGTACCACATGATATAAGACTGCTTAGTAGCCTCTGTGGCTAGACCAACCAGCTGAGAGAGGAGAGGTTGTTTATGTTTATTACTTCACAACTTGGATGAACATACTGAGGCTCCTCATGATCCAATTACCCCAAGCTCATTCTGCCAGTTCAGTACGAGAATTCAAACTCAAGCCACAGTACTTCCATGTCCACCGCCATCTTCATCCAATGTGCTACCCGTCCTCCTCTCACTTGGATTCTGGCTGGAGCCTGCGGCAAAGGTCGAAGCCCCATGAGTCCTAGCTATCTCAGATTGGCAGAGAGGACACCGTGCATTGATCTTTAGCCACTCATCCACACACTCCTTGTGGAAGAAATGGCCGCATGGCAGCTCTCGCAGCTCATCATTGTCAACATATTTTTCCAAGCAAATACAACAAACCTGCACCCAATGAAAGTATGGTGAGAAAAAACAAGGAACTTTTCCCAGAAAATCAAACCATAATTGAAATCTTAATCTGCTTGAAACTACCTGTTCCCGAAGCAAAACTAGAACAACAAACACTAAATAAAGAAAAGCATTTAGTGGAAAACCAAGATTCAACTATTATCTTTTCAGTTCATCATATGGCTCATATTTCACAATTAGTATCACATCTTCCACTGAACTTACTGCATCTTCTTCAGATATGGCACGCTCCTGCTCGGTTCCTGCAGCCAAGACTCCAACTGCATCTGTTCcatttttctttaacttaaacCTGTAGGTTGGCAGTGTATTGAAGGAGTTTGCTCTGGTTGGCGATGAAAGAAATATGAAGAGATCGGCAGCGGCCGTTACAGTCAGGTTTCTAGGGGCCATTGATGCTGAAGAAATCATGCGAGGCAATAAGAAACATCCTATGGCTGGGATGGCATACACAATACATCCAGACTTGAGTAAAAGTTGGCATAACCTGCAAGTAGACAAAAAAACAGTTGAGTGAAGAATGGGTTGAAGACTTGAATTCCAAATGGAAATAGAATAATAGAGATCATTAAGAGTTACATGTCCAAATTTTCTGCATCAGAGGAAACTCTAGCAGCCCATGTATTGcccaaaacaaaccaaaaagcAAAGAAGCAGCCCAATACCATCTTCAAGACTTCCACCACCACATGGAGCCTGCAACTAGGAAACCAGCTTCTCTGAATTAACATAACATTGtgacttaaaagttaaaaataccttttaagtatgaagttaaaatagttaacttattattattattattattttatctcaaatcatttttgtctcatttgcacacataaataaaagtatattttagaattataattCCATATCCatgcatatttttcataataaatattttatgattgtgTTATATAtctacaatatttaaatatgaatgttttataaataaataaattacttaaaattaataaaattaaatatgagttaaaattaattaaatattaattaaaatcaatatgaataaatatgttactttaatgatttaaaataaattttaaattaactttactAAATAACCTTAATAATTAGTATCAAAGTAGACAATCCACCTAAAATTCAGACCTTAACTGAAAAACGTgatgggtgtttgataaatcaactcaaaaacttaatatgacttaataatttaatttaagtcattaagtagattaaaaatatttgataaaatagtttaatattacaatttaaaattatttttaattttaagtattaagtcaaaataattagcttattcttaatcttaaattctttttatttcatttaccTACATCAGTGAAAATATACATCTatgacttattttttttataataaatttatggttaTCTTATTTAtgtacaatattttaaatataaatattttataataaacttattccttaaacttaataaaaataaatataagttaaaatcaatgacgaaaaatattaattaaaattaataagggtaaatatgtcaatttgatgatttaaaataaattttaagttagttttatcaaataatccTAATACTTAAgaacattttaatttaattaaagtcaacttaagtcattaagtaaaaaatattaagttttaccaaatatcctcatctcaatttgaaaatttaagttTACATCGATAAAGTTTCTCTAATTCAATTATATAATCTTCCATAATttgtaataagaaaatatattcatatgCTAACTTTACAATCAtcagttgtttttattttattttcttggattGATTTAACAAGTTTATGGTATAACTTCACAAAGTAAA is a window from the Vitis riparia cultivar Riparia Gloire de Montpellier isolate 1030 chromosome 9, EGFV_Vit.rip_1.0, whole genome shotgun sequence genome containing:
- the LOC117922471 gene encoding E3 ubiquitin-protein ligase At4g11680-like; this encodes MAPRNLTVTAAADLFIFLSSPTRANSFNTLPTYRFKLKKNGTDAVGVLAAGTEQERAISEEDAVCCICLEKYVDNDELRELPCGHFFHKECVDEWLKINARCPLCQSEIARTHGASTFAAGSSQNPSERRTGSTLDEDGGGHGSTVA